The genomic region GGATAAAGGCCTCTTATTCCTAGAAAGGTTATAGCCGCCATCATTCCGCTAGCACTTGGCCCTTCAACTCTGGTATCAGTTTGAATCCTAACGTGAACCGATACCGAGCCTGGAGGTATATGGGACAAGAGAGAAGCTAGAATGTAGCCTACCTTGAACGAGTAGAAGACGCTTTCATGCACATATTGTTTAGGTTCTATAGTTAGCCCTCCCTGCCCATCGTAGCTTATCTCAACAAAGGCGGGTATGACCTCCCCCCTACTACCACTCACTGCAAGCAAGCCAAGCCTAACACTATAGGCCTGCGCTATGCTTGAAACAAGCGCCACAAATAACAGAAAGATAGCCAAAGCCGCTGCATATCGCCTATCCATTCCGGCCAGCCCTCTCGTATACCGGTGTTTAGAGAAAGTCATTATAGTATTGTTGCCCAAAATACAGCCCTGGCAGGAGAGCGCGAACACGTATTTTATCCTTTAAGGGGCGCAGAGAATGGCGGAAGAGGAAAAAATAGAACAACTCAAGGCGCTCATAGAGTCACGCATAGAGCAGCTTGAGCAAGAAATACAGCTTTACCAAAAACTACTAGAAATTATTGCTGAGTGTACGCGCAGCCCTGGGGGCCACATATCAGCATCCGCGGCCGGGAAAGAGTACCGCTCTAAGAGCGGAAAACCAGTTGCCCGTCTATCGATGACTCGTGACACTTTTCGCCTGGTCTTTCTCCAGCCCGTCCCAGCGTCCCACCCCTACATTAAATACGTTCTTACTAGTCTTGAACGACTATCGGAGAATTATGAGGGACTAGAGTACTCCTTCGAGGAAGACAATGGTAAGGTAACATCAATACTCGTAACAGGCGTTACAAAGGACAATATTGACGACGTTAAAGCAATACTCGAGTTTGCTGCAAAGAAAATAGCTTCCCTATACCATTAAACTACTAAGTAGACTCGTTTACCTTAAGGTCTACAACTACTTGGCTCTTCCTAGGGCCAACAGTCCTAACCACTCGTGCAAGAAGGAACTCGTAGTTTTTAACACCTATCTCTGCAAGTCGCTCCTCAATGAGCTGAACAGCCTTCCTTCTAGGATCAACCCCTTTCTCAGCAAAAACATGCAGATAGACATGGACTACTCCACGCCCTCCCCTTAAAGCATCTACGGCATTGGGTAGGTGCTGTAATGCGAGCTCAGGAAGAGGCATCAATACCCTGTCGGCCTCGTTCCTAATATCTTTACCAACTATTTTGCCAGCATCGCCCAGCATCGGTATTACGACTTCTTCAACCTTGTTGAGCTTCACGTTTTCAACCATAAGCTGATACGCGTATGGGTTTATGTCTATGCTGTAGACTCTTTTTGGCTTAGCGTGTCTAGCTATTATAATCGAGAATAGTCCAGCTCCTGCATACATGTTAACAACTACTTCGCCTGGCCTAACTTGTTCAGCTACACGCTTATGTTCAGTTGAGAGCCTCGGAGAAATGTAGACACGGGTTATATCTATTTTGAACACACAACCGTGCTCCTTGTACAGCGTGGTAGTTCTTCTCTCGCCAGCGAGATGGGTAAATCTCCTTATGCGATATTCGCCCTCTATAGGGCTTGATGCAGCCCAGACGCTCTTTACATAGGGTAGTCTCTGGAGGAGAGCCTCAGCTAACGGTTTCAACTCCTCGATGCTAATGTCAAATGGCTTCTTAATAACAGCTATATCGCCAATAATATCTATCCTCGACCATATCTTTCTAGCTCTTTCCTCGCCGTAGACCTCGGCCGCGATTTCTCTTAGCAGCCTCTTCTTCGTCATAGCTTATCGCCTCTGCTTGAAAGCGAAGAGGCACTTGAGCAGCGAACTATGCCTATCATAGTCTATTTTGCATCGGTCTCCGTGACTAATGCATGCGATGGATAAGGCTGCTCTCCAGAATTCTCTAAAGAGAAGCGAAATCCTTGTTAATAAGCGTTGCAAGAATAGTTCGTGCCTCAGCTTTCTCCAAGCCTCTTGTACAACGGATTCCCAGCTTGGCTCATGTATCGCCCTTGCTATTTCGGGAGCGAGGACAGCTACTGCATAGAGTCCTCCCCCAGTAAAAGGCTTCGATGCGCAGAGCACATCCCCGACCCCCCAGGCCTTGCCCGCACGAATTCTCTTGGCAGGTGGTCCTCGAACAATTGTACCACCTCGATGAGAGATTATGCTGTCTAGTTCCAAAAGGCCTCGCCGCTCAGCCACTCTTAGAAGCTCCGAGAGCCTCGGCAACGGGTCGTCGAGGGAACCGAGCCCTATGAGGGCCTCCCTGCCATAGTTAATTGGCACGATCCATGCAAAGAAGTCGGGAGCGAATCGCCTACCATGGATAGTGTAGAAGATGTTTTCGGGCAATCTCTTCAAAAGCCTGGCCCGGAGCTCGAATCCTGCAAGCTTGTCACACTTCTCCACTCCAAAGAGCTTTGAGAAAGAACCATAGCCAGTCCCAACAATAATTGCTTGCTCGGCGCACAGCCTTGCACCCCCGCTAAGATGTACGCAGCCTTTTTCGGCATCGACTCTACTAGCACGTCTACGGAACAGTATTTTGTGGCCAAGGCTTTGCACTTTTTCCGCCAATAGTTCCTCTAGCAACGGTCGTGAAATCCTTACGGCAAGCATAGTGGACTCTATTGAGCAAAAGGCTTCAAGATTATCTTTGAGGAACACGGCTGTATCGTATATCTCTCTAACAGCTTCCCAGCCAAGTCTTTTTGCAGTCCAAGGGCTAACTAGTCCAGTGCAGTGAGGCGGCCAGCCCGGCCTATGAGAAGCCGAAACAACTGCAACTGATGAATTTTTGAGCCTAGAGGCCACTGCGAGCCCGGAGACACTCGCGCCGAGAACTACAACGTTGTAGCTGTTAAGGGGGTCAGCCAAGGCTAAACTCATCCCTGCAGCGCCATCAGCTCCGCCTGAGCCAATCATCCCCGCTTATTCATCATTCTAGGCGTTGCGTTAATAAGCTGCCCATCAAAGAGGTAGTGTATACGTGGAAGGATGCCGGGGTGGCCGAGCGGTCGAAGGCGGCGGGCTGCAGTGACAGCTCTGAGGACCGCCCATCGCGGAAACCCGTTGATCCCGGGTTCAAATCCCGGCCCCGGCTCCACATTACAACACAGCTGGTGTCTCCCTATCACCCCGGTTCTTACCCCGGCTCTTTCGCCGGATAGAAGACAAGTCCTTAACTAGCACAAAGCTAGAACCATAGAGACTAGGGGAGTGTGGCTTCTCATGCAGAGCTCTATGAGCACTGTAAAAGATATCGTGAATAAGCTCGCAAAGCAGGCAGGATACCGGGTTGAGGAACGCGGAGAAAAAGTGGTAATCACACATCCTAATGCACCGATATTTATAGAGGTGTTTGAGAGCAGTCGTGGAATTATGGTTAAGATAGGTCATGAGAATCTTAAGGACTATGTGCGCGAAATAATAGATACCGAGGAGAACCCGCGAGACTACATTGAGGATGTTCTTGACGATGTTTCTTCGCTTGCCCTAAGGATTGTTGAGGCCCTGCGCCAGAGAGGGCTAAGTGTCGTAAGCGATACAAGAACCGGCGTCATGGATGTCTTGGAGGAGTTGGAAGAAGCTGAAGAGGAGTGAGAGGAGGCTCGGCACCAGAAACCGTCATCACGTTTCAGCATATCTAGCCCTCTTCACAGCCTAAAATATATGTATCTGGGTAAGCAGTAATAAGGCTCTTACTAAACACCGTTTGCAAAACAAGGTGATGAGCCTCCTCTCACCCCCATGCAGAGCCGTGATAGCTGTGAAGAACCTCACGGTAACTGATGAGAAGTGTGGTACTGCTCCCTACCCTTCACCGCTTCTTGACGTCCTCTACGGTTATGGAGTAGGGACTCTATGTTTTCGTGGCCGCCGATTTCCGCGGCTTAGCGCGTTCCGTGAGATCCTCCTCAGAGCACTTATATGGGGAGGATGCATACAGAGAACATCTTCGTCAGAAGGAAGGATAGAGGAGTGCACGGTCTATAAGGGGAGACGCTTTTGCGCAGCCCGGCTAGGCGGTCGTGCCTGCTGCGACGCGGTTTTCAGCGAGAACTCTTATTGCAGTTTACGTAAAGACTTGCTGGGCTGGATCGAAGACTATTTACCGCTCATAGTAATTGATATGAGTCTTCTTAGAGAGCATAGGGGAAGAGAAATACGAAGCCTACGAGTCCAGATAGGTGCTACTCTGGGGGTAGTGAGGCGCTTCCTATGGGATCGCCACTTACTCATAGCCGGGATAGAGCCCGGTGTCGCTGAGTGGTTGCGCGCGTTTATGGGGCGTGCCTTGGTGGACTTTAGTGTTCTCCCAGGCGATGAAGCAGCAGAGCTAAGAGGTGCCAAGAGGATTATACTCCTTGATCCAAGCGCTGATAGGGATCTAGGCGTTGATGATGTTCTGTCAGCGGATGCTTTTGTTCTCGGCGGTATTGTGGACATCTTGCCGCGGCCCGGAGCAACACGTAGGTTGAAATTGCGCGGAATAGCTATTCCGCGCAGGATTTCTCTTCGAGGCGACATACACGGAGTTCCTTCGCGGCTTAACCAGCTAGTCGAGATTATTCTAAGGGCGCGCTATGAAACGTGTGGCGACATCGAGCAAGCAATACGGAGCACTATGAGTCCAAGAGATGCTAGGCTTCGTGCATACATTGAGCTTATGAGGTGGAGCAGGGGGAGACGAAGAGAAGTGCCGGTTGAGCTCTACTATGAGCTTAAGGAGTGGCTCCCCCTAAGCCTTAGGGATTTTATTCGTGCAGCGAAAATGGCTGGGCTAGAGGTAAAGGGGGTTCAGCAAAGGCCAAAGTCGTCACGTCACGATCAGCGATAGCTGGTCACATCATTACCCTTTCCCTGTAGCAGGCTGTTTGCCGCCTTTAGTCTTTCTTAGCGAGGCAGTAGGTGTCTTCACCGCAGACACTAATAACGCCTTTCTCAATGAGCATCTCTATAGCGTCACGATAATAGAACTCTTCGACCTCAACACCATACCATTCCTTGAAGCCCTCTATGATCTCTTTGTAGGTCCACTTGTCCTTCCCGGTCTCCTTATAGGTCTCCGTAATCATTCGCTTAATGAACTGGGTAACATCCTCTAGACGTGTCCAAGGATACTGGAACCAGGTCCACTCCTTCACTTCCAGGAAGTAATAGTCCGGCTTAAACTTCGCAACAGTGCTAATCCATTGAAGCGCAGCTATCTTTAGGTCATCTGGCTTCCACTCACTCAGTACATAGTCCTTTGCTAGGAGCAGTGTCTCGCCAGTATCAACTATGTCGTCGACGAGAAGTGCTCGGTGTCCCCTTAGGTCAACCTTGTAGGGGAACTTTATCACCGCGCGTTCTGCGGCCTTCGCTGCCTCAGTCCAGTGTTGGCTTTGAATGCTTAACAGATTCTCAACGCCTAGGAAGTCGCATAGTAGTCTTGCTGGTACGTACCCGCCTCGTGCAACAGCTATTACAACGGTGGGCTTGTATCCTGATTCTTTTATCTTGCGTGCTAGCCCTCTGCTCCATTCTACAATTTCGTTCCAGCTGACTAGTTTTACAGGGACGCGGGGCATAAGGAGCCCTACACCCTAGAGGAGGCTAAAAAAGAAGGATTCAAAGACTTTTTGCCAGCCTAGTCGGTACTCTCTATTTTACAGTGCACATGATTTTAGGCTTGCTTGCAAGGATCGTAGTTCTCGTCCACGCTTGGCTTCAATGGTATCAAGCATAGGAACTCAACGCCTTGGTCTCCGACAAAGTATTCGTGATCAATGTTTGGAGGTATGTATACGAAGTTGCGCTCCTTGAGCTCGTAGGTATTCTCGCCTATGCGTACCTTCATAGAGCCACGCAGCACGAATATCTCGTGCTCCCATGGATGTTTGTGGGCAGGGATATGAGAGTTCGGCTCTGCCTGGAATACTCTCATAGCGAAGGTTAGGGCGCCATCATCCTTCGCTATGAGCCAGCGAATAGTTACTCCCTTCACCGGTGTTCCGTCTGCAAGAGTTGCTTGCTTTGCAGGAATGTCTTCAACAGAGCCTATCTTCTCGCCACAGGGACCGCGTTGAATAGTCAAACCTCTTACACCATAGTGGTATTGGTATGTGTGGAGGATTAGAGTTTGGTGCCGGGCACGGTCGCATCCGGCCCGGCACACGTCATCGGTGTAAAAGCCTCTGCGGGCAAGGGGGCGCGAGGGGGCACGCTCATCCCAATAATGATGCTCGTCGGGGTGTGCCCCGCCTGACCGACCCGCTTCATAGCCCCGTAGCCGGGTCTCAGCGGGTGTGAGACCGGCGGGGCCCGGTTAAGGGTAAGATAATAAAACGGTAGGCTATTAGGGTTCTCTAGTATCTCTCTTGCCTTGGGAGACCGGGGCTACTCTAGTATTAAATGACTATTTGTTCCACGTTATTGCGGGGTGGCTCGTGCAGCGTGCGCGTTATGGGTCTCGACATTGAGCCAGGGTGCCGCTCCAGTTCAAGGTGCTTTTCTCTAGTCCTCCTTGAAGATGATAGGCTTGTTGCAAAATACGAATCCATTCCATTGCATCGAGTGATAAGGATTGTGTGGGAACACCGTCCTAGCGTTATAGCACTTGACAATCTATATGAGCTTGCATCTGACGAGCATGAACTCATACGCGTAGTCTCCATGCTTCCGCCGAACACGGAGATAGTACAAGTTACAAGGCTTCCCACCGGCGAATACGTTGACATACGCTCATTAGCGAAGCTAGCCGGGATAGATGTTGGTAGCGGTAAGCTTTCTCCCTCAAGAACGGCATATGTTGCTGCACTTCTGGTTCTAAAGGGATATGGCTCAAAGGTCCGGTTCGTCGAAGAGAAGACTCGCATAATTGTATCAAAGTCTCGTCGATTAAAGCATGGTGGCTCGAGTAATCCAAGATTTCAGCGCAAGGTTCGCTCCGCCATACTAAGAGCGGTGAAGCTGATCAAGCACAAGCTCGATAGAAACAGGTTCGACTATGACCTAGTTTTTCGTAAGAGTAGTGGTGGTCTCGAAAGCGCTACATTCATAGTGTATGCACCTAGGGATAGACTCTATGGGATCATTAAGCCCTACGAGGACAGTGATATAAGGATTGAAATCAAGCCAGTGTATAGTAGCCAGGTAGTCTTTGAGACTAAGCAGGACGAGACACTCCAGGGCTCCTTGCCATACATAATAGTTGGCGTTGACCCCGGCATATCAACGGGTCTTGCAGCACTAGACATTAATGGTAATTTCGTAGCAGCTCTTAGCAGGAGAGGACTTGATAGAGGAGATGTTATTGCTTGGATACAGAGTCATGGAGTCCCTGTACTAGTCGCAACTGATGTGAGACCTGCACCCGACTTCGTGAAAAAACTCGCCGCCAGCCTAGGTGTACCGCTCTATGAGCCCCCTGTCTCACTGAGCGTGGAGGAAAAACGTGAAATTGTTGAAGCTTTTGCAAAGAAATACCCAGAAGTGAATACGCTTCTTGATACCCATGTCCGCGATGCATTAGCAGCAGCGCTTAGAGCATTCAACAGCTACAAGTCAAAGCTTCAGCAAGTCGAGTCCTATGTCTCGAAGATAGGTATAGAAATGGACCTTAACCATATCAAAGCCGAGGTCATAAAGGGTGTAACAATTGCTGAAGCAGTAGAAAATGCTATTAATAGGGTTTTAAAGGGTATTGAGCCCCAAGCATACCTTGTAAAAAGAGTTCGAAAGCAAAGCGAGCATTACGAGGATAAGCAAGGCACTAACATAGTTAAGCTCAAGCACGAGATTGAAATTCTCCGTGCACAGAACAAGTTGTTGGAGCAAAAAATCAAGGAGCTTAATGAACGCCTTGAATTAATAGAAAAAGACTATCGTGTTACGCTCTTAGAGTATCGTAGCGATATTGAAAAAGATCGCGAGATAGCTCGGCTGACTAACGCCCTAGCACAACTAAGAAATGAGCTCGAGAAAGTTAGAAAAGAAAAAGAAGAAATGAGAATAATGTTAGAAAAGATGAAGAACATAGTAATGGGTGTTGCTTCGGGAGCCCTTATACCAGGCCTATACCTTGGCGATATCGGCAATGATTCGATAGATGCTGTTAGAGAGATCGTGAGCAACTATGGTAAGACAATTATTATCCTAGATAGAATAAATCCAGTAAACTGGGCACATTACGGCAGCGACTTAAAGGATGCAGTTCTAGCTGTGCTAGCACCGTCTTCAGAACTTGACAAGCGAAGCGCTATCGAGCAATACGATATCCCGGTTCTCCCAATCGAACAATACAGGGTTGAAGTAATTGATAGTCTTGCATTTGTTGACGAGCTAGTTATTAGTGATGCCTATGCACGGCTACAAGAGATAATACTCGAGAAGAAAAATAGGAATAAGCGTAAGGAACTCAGCCTAGATGACTTGAAGAAGCTATTTGCAGAATATAGGGAAAGAAGGGCTAAGCTATTCTCCAAAAATAGCTAAGCAATGGTTTTGTTCAGAAAGGAGGCTACAAAGTAATCACTAGTATACTGTTATCTTGCTCTCTACAAGCTCCTTCGTTATTTTCGCGAAGCTGTCCAGCTCCTCGGCAACAATTGCTTCAATCTCGCGTATCGCGTTGCTTGGCAGCAGCTCGCCAGGCTTCTCAGTCAGTACCTTCACGTTTGCAATAAGGGGCTCGTTTAGCGGCTTACCTATCTGGCTCAAGAGTTTGACATAGACTTCTCTTATTCCTTCAACGCTCTCGTATATCTTCTTTGCCGCCCTCATTGCCATGATATTGTATATTTTGCCTACATGGTTTACCGGGTTCTTTCCAGCAGCTGCCTCAAGGCTCATAGGCCTAAGCGGCGTTATGAGCCCGTAGGCACGGTTGCCTCTACCAGTCATACCATCGTCTCCGTGCTCGGCGCTCGTCCCAGTAACGGTCAGGTAGACTATTCCCTTGTCTGGTTTGTCGGCAGTGTTTACATAGACATTGACATCATAGTCAGGTGCTATTCTTGACGCGAGATCTAGGACAGCCTCCCTTATGGAGTCCTTTACTGAAAGATAGTGATCAACGTCCTTAACAAGGCTCGAGATTATCGCGGCTGCTATTGTTAGCTCAATTTTCTTTCCGCGACGAAGACCCATGACCTTTATGTCCTCGCCTACCTCGGGCGTCTTTTCCTTGAATTCACGGCTGTTTAGCAACCTCTCTGTTTCGTAGACTAGTTTCTCAAGCGTTGTCATTGGGGCGAAGCCTACACCAACACTCGTGTCGTTTGCCAAGGGGACATGCCTCTTGCCAAGCTCGAATATTCCTACGAGGTCTGCGCTACCATGACCTATCTTGTAGTCAACTATGACGTGTTTCTCGGGGTCAAGGAACCGGAAGCTCCTCTTTATCCAATCCTTAACCGCGTGCAGAACTAGAGGCCCTATCGGTATTTTCTCTCGAGTTCCGTCCTCAAGAATTACCTCTGTAGTTGCCCGTCCAGATACTATTATATAGATTGGCTGCAGTATGTCGCCTCCTCCAAACCTTGGCGCAGCCTGGCCGCCTACGACGAGTACTTTATCGAGGTTGTGGTGGAGTATGTAGCCATACTTGTCTAGATAATACCTTGATAGGACTCTGCTCGACTCCTCTGCGGCAGCATCAGCTATGGTGTCGGGGTGGCCCAGTCCTTTTCTCTCAACAAGCTCTACTTGTTGCTCTTCAATAGGCTGCCATTTTACGCTTTCGATGACAATGTTTTTGGCCACTTTTTGTTCACCGGTCTGTAGGGGGTGCATCTCAGAGGCTTTTAAGATATTAATGAGCCGTATAGCCGTGTTATTAGCTATTTAGTTGGCTCCATGTTATTGCCTTTAGTCTAGGAAATGATTATTGATACTAACACGTCATCGCTCTTGAAAATTGATGTTTCTAGAATCCTTTTCCGTAATACGTGTCTTGTTAACAGAATTACCTAGATGACTGTTTGACCGCGCTATGCGGTCGGCAGGCTTGGTGCCACTATCTCGTAGTCAACGCTGACATAGACTACGTGGCTTCCCCGTATCAATACGCGGCCATATTTCACCTTAGGCTCATTAGTTCCCGGCTTTAGTTCAACGCACTCGTCGAGTACTAGGTTCATCGTCGAATCTGTTGCGTGCAATTTGCCTACGTATTCGCTTCCGTCCTTAAGCTTAACGAATACAACTCTACCAATAGCGTCTCGTAGCATCTTCAAAGGACTTATCGTTTTTGCGCGTTGACGTTGGGACATTTTCACGCTACCCCCAAAAACCATGTATGCATTCTATGCCATTCAACCTACGCACTCGGCTGGGCTATAAATTTGTAGCACCTCTCAGCCCTTACATAGAAATGGAGGAAAAACCTACTATGAAGGACTTTACGCTAGGCATCCTCCAGTTCAGTGCGCGGGACGACGCCGTCGCCAGCCTTGAGAGAATAAAACAAATTTTGTCACAGTATAGCGTAAATGCAGATTTGATAATTCTGCCCGAGTACTCTAACGCGGATCCGACAGGGCTCAGCCGCGATACCGTACTTGAAAGAGCCGAGAAGCATGGCGGGTACTTCACCCGTGGCCTAGAAATGCTTGCCGAAGACTACGGTGTCTATATTCTGGCTGGGCTCCTTGAACGTGAAGGCGAGTGCGCCTACAGCTCAGTGCTCTACGTGACCCCTTCCAGCGAATCGAAGATAGTGTACCGTAAGAGAATACTATTCGACGCCCTCGGCGTCCGTGAATCAGACATACTATGCCCTGGAAAAACACAGCCACCGGTGCTAAACCTGCCCTTCGCTAGGATAGGGCTCCTGGTCTGCTTTGAGCTGCGCTTCCCCGAAATAGCCCGCCAGCTAGCACTCCAAGGCGCAGAGGTTGTAGTAGCTCCTACAGCATGGTTCCAGGGCCATCTAAAAGAAGAACAGTTAGTAGCAATAGCCAAGACCAGGGCCATGGAGAATACGGTCTACTTAGCGATAGCTTCCCAGTGGAGCAACAAGTTTACCGGTAGAAGCATAGTAGTTGACCCCTATGGTGCAACACGGCTAGATCTAGGCAGCGGAGAACGCTACGGCGAAGCATTCATAGAGTCAGCATATCTCAAAGAGGTGAGGACTCAGCTACCGCTACTCAAAATACTAAGAGAAAACTTAATGAAAAATTAATTTAACTGTAAAGTTATTACTTTGTTATTACTTTTTATTGCCAGACTAAGAGGCTTGGCCAGGCCAACCATATATATGTGACGCACTATCTTCTATATTTACGTCTATATACATGGAGTCTACATAGTATGCGGTATTCTTGCTCATCAATAGAAACTTTGTATTGCCGCGATAATAGCCTCCGACCATAGCTGTTGTATCGTCGTTAAGCGATACAATGGACTCGGCCATGTAGATATTCGAATTGATTCTGTCCAATGATATGCTGGGTCCAATGCTGAGCACCAGAAGCGGTAAGGCCTCTGAGACGCTTAGCCCTGCCGATAAAGCGTATGTGAGAAGGTCTGAGACAATTAGTGAGGCGGTCAGACTACCAGGTGCTTTTATCTCAGCGTTCTTGTTCTTATATACATAATGGTCATACATATCGTATGCCACTTTGGTACCATGCAGTGTTGACACGCTCCTAATAATATTATATGCTTTTGCAGCAGTAGTTGAGCCCATTGCTGGGTTTAAGTCAATTTCTTCCCACGGAACCAATTGATTATTAGTTATGCGTGGCCTTACAAGGGCTACATAAAAGTCGCCAATATCTTTGCACTTCAGGTTCTTTAACCATAGATATGATTTACACTTCTTTATATGATATTTTGCAAGTGCTGCATCGCCCTTAATCCCGAGCGCTAGTATAGCCTCCTTGGTATTGTCTAGATTAATATATTGGCCATTCTTATACGCATGGTTCTTTAGCTCAGTCACATGGTGGAACCATAGTCTTCCGCCAGATAATTGGAAAGAAGGGCCAGGTATTGAATACGAGTAGCCCGCGTCAGCTCCCGTTTTCTCTATTAGCGCATTCATATTGAAATCAAAGTTGATGATCCATTTGCTACTATAATCTATATTAAGAACCTCAGTAATGTGATGTAAGTGATTTAGACTATTATGTGCCGATACATGTGTGAGTATTATAGGTAGGCCCTTGTCTAATAATACTGCATAGGTATTCTCCCTTTTAAGTACATAACAGATGTAAAGAGTGTCGTCAAGCGGGTCCTGATAGCAAAGTTTTACCTCATTCGGCGGGAACTCGTCGTCTGAGCTAACACTTTTCTGTGCCTTGGCCCTATTCTTTAAAATCTCTTTTGGTTCGATATACTTTCCGAGCTCTTGCGACGATGCAAATAAGAGTTTTTTATTATCCAGTGCATTTGTGCCAAGATTTATTGAAACGCTATAACCCTTAGTTACCAAGTATATATCCAGCGGGACACTTCTTAGAACTAAGTGTAGACCATTCTTATCCTCTGCAAACCCCACGAGGAGCACGCCAGGCCGCGGAGAATTCTTTGATATGCCAAGAACCTTACCCCATTTATCAATGTAGTTACGAATAGGCTTAATGCTTAGGCTAACTGTTTCTCCATGCGTACGACTTGTTGTAAGCAGCTTTAGCGAGCCATTCGGCATCCATCCGTAGACTTGTATCACTGCCCTCTTAGCTCCTGGAATTTTCACTGAAATGGTCTGCCCTCCCCCTATCCAGGGTCTAGGAGGCTCATATGTTACTGATATACCTTGTACATCAAAGCTAACCGTGCTTAGCCTAGAATAAGCGTATGCAGCAGCAACACCTATGACTAGAAAAGATAAAACAATTATTATAACTGATCGCTTCAAGAGAGAGAACCACCGTTTTTCACCGTTGCGCTCTCCGTGCTGCGTATTGATTATAAAAATATATCGAGTGTGTGCATTATGTATAAAAAGTTTTTATGGGCCGACCTTCCGATATCAAAATTATTAAAGTTTTTTCTATTGACATATTTCGCCGGATAGCTGACGCTTGAAAATATCGTAGGCTTGAAATTATGCTATGTGTTAAACTTTTCAGAATTACTTAAACTTGACTTAGTATTTAGGTAGAGCCGGGAGAGGATTATGTGGTTAGTTAGCCAGATAT from Pyrofollis japonicus harbors:
- a CDS encoding class I SAM-dependent methyltransferase, with protein sequence MTKKRLLREIAAEVYGEERARKIWSRIDIIGDIAVIKKPFDISIEELKPLAEALLQRLPYVKSVWAASSPIEGEYRIRRFTHLAGERRTTTLYKEHGCVFKIDITRVYISPRLSTEHKRVAEQVRPGEVVVNMYAGAGLFSIIIARHAKPKRVYSIDINPYAYQLMVENVKLNKVEEVVIPMLGDAGKIVGKDIRNEADRVLMPLPELALQHLPNAVDALRGGRGVVHVYLHVFAEKGVDPRRKAVQLIEERLAEIGVKNYEFLLARVVRTVGPRKSQVVVDLKVNEST
- a CDS encoding geranylgeranyl reductase family protein, with product MIGSGGADGAAGMSLALADPLNSYNVVVLGASVSGLAVASRLKNSSVAVVSASHRPGWPPHCTGLVSPWTAKRLGWEAVREIYDTAVFLKDNLEAFCSIESTMLAVRISRPLLEELLAEKVQSLGHKILFRRRASRVDAEKGCVHLSGGARLCAEQAIIVGTGYGSFSKLFGVEKCDKLAGFELRARLLKRLPENIFYTIHGRRFAPDFFAWIVPINYGREALIGLGSLDDPLPRLSELLRVAERRGLLELDSIISHRGGTIVRGPPAKRIRAGKAWGVGDVLCASKPFTGGGLYAVAVLAPEIARAIHEPSWESVVQEAWRKLRHELFLQRLLTRISLLFREFWRAALSIACISHGDRCKIDYDRHSSLLKCLFAFKQRR
- a CDS encoding phosphoribosyltransferase, whose amino-acid sequence is MPRVPVKLVSWNEIVEWSRGLARKIKESGYKPTVVIAVARGGYVPARLLCDFLGVENLLSIQSQHWTEAAKAAERAVIKFPYKVDLRGHRALLVDDIVDTGETLLLAKDYVLSEWKPDDLKIAALQWISTVAKFKPDYYFLEVKEWTWFQYPWTRLEDVTQFIKRMITETYKETGKDKWTYKEIIEGFKEWYGVEVEEFYYRDAIEMLIEKGVISVCGEDTYCLAKKD
- a CDS encoding cupin domain-containing protein; the encoded protein is MTIQRGPCGEKIGSVEDIPAKQATLADGTPVKGVTIRWLIAKDDGALTFAMRVFQAEPNSHIPAHKHPWEHEIFVLRGSMKVRIGENTYELKERNFVYIPPNIDHEYFVGDQGVEFLCLIPLKPSVDENYDPCKQA
- a CDS encoding DUF460 domain-containing protein produces the protein MGLDIEPGCRSSSRCFSLVLLEDDRLVAKYESIPLHRVIRIVWEHRPSVIALDNLYELASDEHELIRVVSMLPPNTEIVQVTRLPTGEYVDIRSLAKLAGIDVGSGKLSPSRTAYVAALLVLKGYGSKVRFVEEKTRIIVSKSRRLKHGGSSNPRFQRKVRSAILRAVKLIKHKLDRNRFDYDLVFRKSSGGLESATFIVYAPRDRLYGIIKPYEDSDIRIEIKPVYSSQVVFETKQDETLQGSLPYIIVGVDPGISTGLAALDINGNFVAALSRRGLDRGDVIAWIQSHGVPVLVATDVRPAPDFVKKLAASLGVPLYEPPVSLSVEEKREIVEAFAKKYPEVNTLLDTHVRDALAAALRAFNSYKSKLQQVESYVSKIGIEMDLNHIKAEVIKGVTIAEAVENAINRVLKGIEPQAYLVKRVRKQSEHYEDKQGTNIVKLKHEIEILRAQNKLLEQKIKELNERLELIEKDYRVTLLEYRSDIEKDREIARLTNALAQLRNELEKVRKEKEEMRIMLEKMKNIVMGVASGALIPGLYLGDIGNDSIDAVREIVSNYGKTIIILDRINPVNWAHYGSDLKDAVLAVLAPSSELDKRSAIEQYDIPVLPIEQYRVEVIDSLAFVDELVISDAYARLQEIILEKKNRNKRKELSLDDLKKLFAEYRERRAKLFSKNS
- a CDS encoding methionine adenosyltransferase encodes the protein MHPLQTGEQKVAKNIVIESVKWQPIEEQQVELVERKGLGHPDTIADAAAEESSRVLSRYYLDKYGYILHHNLDKVLVVGGQAAPRFGGGDILQPIYIIVSGRATTEVILEDGTREKIPIGPLVLHAVKDWIKRSFRFLDPEKHVIVDYKIGHGSADLVGIFELGKRHVPLANDTSVGVGFAPMTTLEKLVYETERLLNSREFKEKTPEVGEDIKVMGLRRGKKIELTIAAAIISSLVKDVDHYLSVKDSIREAVLDLASRIAPDYDVNVYVNTADKPDKGIVYLTVTGTSAEHGDDGMTGRGNRAYGLITPLRPMSLEAAAGKNPVNHVGKIYNIMAMRAAKKIYESVEGIREVYVKLLSQIGKPLNEPLIANVKVLTEKPGELLPSNAIREIEAIVAEELDSFAKITKELVESKITVY
- a CDS encoding U6 snRNA-associated Sm-like protein LSm6 yields the protein MSQRQRAKTISPLKMLRDAIGRVVFVKLKDGSEYVGKLHATDSTMNLVLDECVELKPGTNEPKVKYGRVLIRGSHVVYVSVDYEIVAPSLPTA